The following is a genomic window from Sporosarcina jeotgali.
TCGCATGAAGAATGAAGGTTTCGGACTGGGCTTGCATGGAGTAACCCATGACGCAGGCAAGATTTATAGCAGTGCGTCTGCCCCGGCAGATGAAATGATCGAGGATCGCAAAATACTTGAAGATGTGACAGGTGTACACTCTAACCTAATCCGGCTGCCTTACGGGAGCATTCCATATTTAACGGAAGATATGCGGTTTTTATTGGACAAAAATGATTTTCAGGTCTGGGATTGGAATATCGATAGCCGCGACTGGGAACTAAAGGATCGGCGCTATGTCCAGCATACCAAGCAGGCCATTGATCAGTATATCGAGGCGGGAGTTACTCCTGTCGTGCTGCTGCATGATAAACCCCATACAATCGAATACTTGCCAGAGCTGCTGTCTTATATTAAAAAGCAAGGCTATCACACAAAAGTGTTAACCAATGAACAACCGCCCGTAACCTTTCAATGTAACGGACGCTGTCACTCGATCAGCTGATTTATAGGATGAGGCAAGGAGGGATTTAAGTTGAAACGTATAGGTTTTTTCGTAATGATTGCAAGTTTATTTACAGTGCTTACTGGATGTCAAACCGATAAAAAGGAAGCGGCGGAGATCCATAAAAAAATAGAAGATTCAGCAGTGTTAGAAGAGAAATTCGCTGAAAATCAAAAAGAGTTGGCGGCCAGCAGAAAAAAAGTCAACGAGAGCAATCAAAAGATACTCGGACTTAAAAGCACTGAAGCGGCGGCAATAAAACAAACGATAAATAATCAAGAGATTTCAACCGAAAGGCGTGAACTGGACGAAGCACAGGAAAACTTCCAGAACGCGTATGCTGCACTCATGACTATTGATGAAAACATTAAGCTAATTAAGGACAAAGATGAGAAGAAGTTGGCAACTAATGTCATGACACTCATGAAGGACCGTAAAAAGCTGATGGACAGCTACTTTGATATCTATCAAATGCAATTGAACTCACAGAGTAAATTCTTCGATAATCTTGAACAAGGGAATTTTCAACTGGATACACTGGAAGAACAGGTCGAAACCATAAACGACGAAAGTAAAAAAATGCACGATGTTGCCGAACAAGTGAATCAGGTGACGAAAAACTATAACGAAGTGAAGAGTAAGTATTTTGAGATGGCTGGATTGAGTTAAGAAAAAGAGATTTCACATTCTTAATTCCGTATAAAAAGCACCTTGATCCCATTAATAACTATCGGATCGAGGTGTTTTTTAGTCTGCGGTTTTGTTGAATGGAAATTAGTTTGACTGCTGTACTTCTGAGGTTCAAAGCTCCTCTTAATTAGGCGATTAATCAGCAGCAATAAGCCAAGCAATACAATTAAAACAAATATATAATGCTGGAAATGATGATTATTTCTTTTGTTCGTTACATCCACCGTGCATTTTTAATTGCGACAAATCCATTTAAGATGCAACAAAAAACACGATTATCTTAAATGCATTTCAATTTAATGATATAGTCAGTCTATTAATTATTTTTAACTAGAGGAGTGGCGACTATGGGTGCACCGGATAATTTGTTTACAAAACTG
Proteins encoded in this region:
- a CDS encoding polysaccharide deacetylase family protein, yielding MRLNIKGKVLSAILVVAAVILLSELVIANKTDKATATLHMTPLEPLPVSFEPIEGFADSPLRQSILLKERQEKEIARKEAVAKQNEIDQQEKTIYLTFDDGPSAVVNQLLDILGDYQMTATFFMLGPHMKEHSKSVIRMKNEGFGLGLHGVTHDAGKIYSSASAPADEMIEDRKILEDVTGVHSNLIRLPYGSIPYLTEDMRFLLDKNDFQVWDWNIDSRDWELKDRRYVQHTKQAIDQYIEAGVTPVVLLHDKPHTIEYLPELLSYIKKQGYHTKVLTNEQPPVTFQCNGRCHSIS
- a CDS encoding YkyA family protein — protein: MKRIGFFVMIASLFTVLTGCQTDKKEAAEIHKKIEDSAVLEEKFAENQKELAASRKKVNESNQKILGLKSTEAAAIKQTINNQEISTERRELDEAQENFQNAYAALMTIDENIKLIKDKDEKKLATNVMTLMKDRKKLMDSYFDIYQMQLNSQSKFFDNLEQGNFQLDTLEEQVETINDESKKMHDVAEQVNQVTKNYNEVKSKYFEMAGLS